In a genomic window of Candidatus Binatia bacterium:
- a CDS encoding polysaccharide deacetylase family protein yields MSRFAIAIVLAAAIVFLVFEAYKIAESPTNQIFGKTLVSGPKNERVIALTYDDGPNPPYTNEILGVLREEHVKATFFLVGRAVQAYPSVVREEVEEGDAVGNHTWNHGHLVLYDGAGLRRTLERTDQAIFAAAGVHTRIMRPPFGARDWLVLDEVRKLGYTPVMWSVPLANDWEYPPARVIAARVLRYAGDGAIIALHDGNRGIVCARAHVPARVCDRSADVEATRLIVEALKREGYRFVTIPELLQMAPRAPTRTAAHVNE; encoded by the coding sequence ATGAGCCGCTTCGCGATCGCGATCGTGCTGGCCGCGGCGATCGTCTTTCTCGTATTCGAGGCGTACAAGATCGCGGAGAGTCCGACGAACCAGATCTTCGGCAAGACGCTCGTCAGCGGCCCGAAGAACGAGCGCGTGATCGCGCTAACCTACGACGACGGGCCGAATCCCCCGTACACGAACGAAATCCTCGGCGTGCTTCGCGAGGAGCACGTCAAGGCGACGTTCTTCCTCGTCGGGCGAGCCGTGCAAGCCTATCCGTCGGTCGTCCGGGAAGAGGTCGAGGAAGGCGACGCCGTCGGCAACCACACGTGGAACCACGGCCATCTCGTGCTCTACGACGGCGCCGGCCTGCGCCGCACGCTCGAACGTACGGACCAGGCGATCTTTGCCGCAGCCGGCGTCCACACGCGGATCATGCGCCCGCCCTTCGGCGCGCGCGACTGGCTCGTGCTCGACGAAGTACGCAAGCTCGGATATACGCCGGTGATGTGGTCGGTGCCGCTGGCGAACGACTGGGAGTACCCGCCGGCGCGCGTAATTGCCGCGCGCGTTCTGCGCTACGCCGGCGACGGGGCGATCATCGCCCTGCACGACGGAAACCGCGGCATCGTCTGCGCCCGCGCGCACGTACCGGCTCGGGTCTGCGATCGGAGCGCCGACGTCGAAGCGACGCGGCTCATCGTCGAGGCGCTCAAGCGCGAGGGCTATCGCTTCGTAACTATTCCGGAGCTCTTACAGATGGCGCCGCGCGCGCCTACGCGTACAGCCGCCCACGTAAACGAATGA
- a CDS encoding DUF3465 domain-containing protein produces MRVAMAWIDFNATVTSPPRFFYGTRTHCMHEAFDVRSGAGRFEIVDNVGIAPRCPVRPGDRIEVRGELVHDPGRLPVVHWTHHDPAHRHPDGFIRLRGRLYA; encoded by the coding sequence ATGAGAGTCGCAATGGCTTGGATCGATTTCAACGCGACCGTTACGTCGCCGCCGCGCTTTTTCTATGGAACGCGCACGCACTGCATGCACGAGGCGTTCGACGTCCGCAGCGGCGCCGGCCGGTTCGAGATCGTCGACAACGTCGGCATCGCACCGCGCTGCCCCGTGCGGCCCGGCGATCGCATCGAGGTGCGCGGCGAACTCGTCCACGATCCGGGCCGCTTGCCGGTGGTCCATTGGACGCACCACGACCCGGCGCACCGTCACCCGGACGGCTTCATTCGTTTACGTGGGCGGCTGTACGCGTAG